A window of the Verrucomicrobiota bacterium genome harbors these coding sequences:
- a CDS encoding ABC transporter ATP-binding protein: MTETPLLEIEDLRIAFQSRAGVNEAVRGISFTLNAGETLAVVGESGSGKSVTALSLSKLLPPPPSCVVQGKIRFEGNDLLSYSEKELLKIRGKEIAYIFQEPSTSLNPFFSVGHQIAEAIKLHRPEVKDVKEEVIHALDLVGIRMPEKRFKDYPHQLSGGMQQRVMIAMGLSCHPKILVADEPTTALDVTIQAQIMDLMQDLKEKLNMSIILITHNFGIVDGFADKLVVMYRGKIVEAGETFSVLSNPQHPYTKALIACIPKLAGRRERLETIDHSLLAG; the protein is encoded by the coding sequence ATGACTGAAACCCCACTACTCGAGATAGAAGATCTGCGCATAGCCTTTCAATCCAGGGCAGGTGTGAATGAAGCGGTCAGAGGTATCAGTTTCACCTTAAATGCCGGAGAGACGCTCGCTGTTGTCGGCGAAAGTGGTAGCGGAAAATCCGTGACCGCACTTTCATTATCAAAACTATTGCCTCCTCCACCTTCCTGTGTCGTTCAAGGTAAGATACGGTTCGAAGGGAACGATTTGCTTAGCTATTCAGAAAAAGAGCTTCTTAAAATTCGTGGCAAAGAAATTGCCTATATCTTCCAGGAGCCATCTACATCTTTGAACCCGTTTTTCTCAGTCGGCCATCAGATCGCTGAAGCCATAAAATTGCACCGACCAGAAGTGAAAGACGTTAAGGAAGAAGTTATTCATGCCTTGGACCTGGTTGGAATTCGCATGCCTGAGAAGCGGTTTAAAGATTACCCGCACCAGCTCAGTGGTGGTATGCAGCAACGGGTGATGATTGCGATGGGTTTGAGTTGTCATCCTAAAATCCTGGTAGCGGATGAACCTACCACAGCCCTGGATGTTACCATTCAGGCTCAAATCATGGACCTGATGCAGGATCTTAAAGAGAAACTAAATATGTCCATCATTCTAATCACACACAATTTTGGAATTGTTGATGGTTTTGCTGATAAGCTGGTAGTGATGTACCGCGGCAAGATTGTCGAGGCGGGTGAAACCTTTTCGGTGCTTTCCAATCCACAACATCCGTATACGAAAGCCCTCATCGCTTGTATTCCTAAACTGGCGGGACGGCGTGAACGTCTTGAAACGATCGACCACTCGCTTCTCGCAGGATAA